In Candidatus Rokuibacteriota bacterium, a genomic segment contains:
- a CDS encoding molybdopterin-dependent oxidoreductase: MARLTIDGKEIEVPAGTVLIEAARRLGIEIPHYCYHPGLSIAGQCRLCMVEIEKNPRLQISCNTVATDGMVVQTGSPKVLETRKSIMEFHLINHPLDCPVCDQAGECWLQIYYMQHGLYEPRMMDEKVHKPKAVPLGPHVMLDAERCILCSRCVRFCDEVTGTSELGIFNRGDRSEIGLFPGRELANPYSGNVIDICPVGALTDRDFRFAVRVWYLDRAKSVCPGCARGCNIEIHYNVRRPHHNAGRRVARLKPRENPEVNKWWICDFGRYGFGFIDDPSRLLAPARREGPKAEEVSWEDAVQLLAGRLRQYAPEEIGVLASPQMANEDLFLLKRLAGHLGIRSLDFGVPPRDPGFEDHLLIRADKNPNSKGAELIGLLPRDGGPDARGMLQAARARRLKCLWVFHHDLTRSAWGEAEVLEALLALGCLIFQGSNANGVSAHAHLVLPSATYAEREGTFTNFQGRVQRFRKAVEPLGESRPDWEILARVGEAVGLDLRPTRAEDLFRELARTLPAFSGLSYRSLGDLGQKVQE, translated from the coding sequence ATGGCCAGGCTGACCATCGACGGCAAGGAGATCGAGGTCCCCGCCGGCACCGTGCTCATCGAGGCGGCCCGGCGCCTCGGGATCGAGATCCCCCACTACTGCTACCATCCGGGTCTCTCCATCGCGGGGCAGTGCCGGCTCTGCATGGTGGAAATCGAGAAGAACCCCCGCCTCCAGATCTCGTGCAACACCGTCGCCACGGACGGGATGGTGGTCCAGACAGGCTCCCCGAAAGTGCTGGAGACCCGCAAGTCCATCATGGAGTTCCATCTGATCAATCACCCGCTCGACTGCCCCGTGTGCGATCAGGCGGGCGAGTGCTGGCTCCAGATCTACTACATGCAGCACGGCCTCTACGAGCCGCGGATGATGGACGAGAAGGTGCACAAGCCCAAGGCGGTCCCGCTCGGGCCGCACGTGATGCTGGACGCGGAGCGCTGCATCCTCTGCTCCCGCTGCGTCCGCTTCTGCGACGAGGTGACCGGGACCAGCGAGCTGGGAATCTTCAACCGGGGCGATCGCTCGGAGATCGGCCTCTTTCCCGGCCGGGAGCTGGCGAACCCGTACTCCGGCAACGTCATCGACATCTGCCCGGTCGGGGCGCTCACCGACCGGGATTTCCGGTTCGCGGTGCGGGTCTGGTACCTGGACCGCGCCAAGTCCGTCTGTCCGGGCTGCGCGCGCGGCTGCAACATCGAGATCCACTACAACGTGCGGCGCCCCCATCACAACGCGGGTCGCCGCGTCGCCCGGCTCAAGCCGCGGGAGAACCCCGAGGTCAACAAGTGGTGGATCTGCGACTTCGGTCGCTACGGCTTCGGCTTCATCGACGACCCGAGCCGGCTTCTCGCGCCGGCCCGGCGGGAGGGGCCGAAGGCAGAGGAGGTCTCCTGGGAGGACGCCGTCCAGCTCCTGGCCGGCCGCCTCCGGCAGTACGCGCCGGAAGAGATCGGGGTCCTTGCCTCTCCCCAGATGGCGAACGAGGATCTCTTCCTCCTCAAGCGCCTGGCGGGCCATCTCGGGATCCGCAGCCTGGACTTCGGCGTCCCGCCGCGCGATCCCGGCTTTGAGGACCACCTCCTGATCAGGGCCGACAAGAACCCGAACTCGAAGGGCGCCGAGCTGATCGGGCTCCTGCCGCGGGACGGCGGCCCGGATGCCCGCGGCATGCTCCAGGCCGCGCGCGCCCGGCGGCTCAAGTGCCTCTGGGTGTTCCACCACGACCTGACCCGGAGCGCCTGGGGCGAGGCGGAGGTGCTGGAGGCTCTCCTCGCCCTGGGCTGCCTGATCTTCCAGGGCTCGAACGCGAACGGGGTGAGCGCCCACGCGCACCTCGTACTTCCGAGCGCCACGTACGCCGAGCGCGAGGGGACGTTCACGAACTTTCAGGGGCGCGTCCAGCGCTTCAGGAAAGCGGTCGAGCCGTTGGGGGAGTCGCGGCCGGACTGGGAGATCCTGGCTCGGGTCGGGGAAGCCGTCGGCCTGGACCTGCGTCCCACCCGGGCCGAGGACCTCTTCCGCGAGCTCGCGCGCACGCTCCCGGCGTTCTCGGGCCTCAGCTACCGGTCGCTCGGCGACCTGGGCCAGAAAGTACAGGAGTAG
- a CDS encoding NADH-quinone oxidoreductase subunit H, protein MSAVLTELGIAFGRVAFVMFFVLNMGGLLTWVERKQSAIMQDRIGANRASIFGLRLWGLFHPLADAIKMLTKEDFLPARADRVLFTLAPFVSVFFALAAFATIPFGDVLRIGDREIPLQAVTLNVGVLYVFAMLSLGVYGVMMAGWASANNYALLGGQRAAALMISAEVAIGASIMGVIMVYGSLNMQEIVRGQGWLLLGWIPAWGIVLQPVAFVLFLTAGIAATKRIPFDLPEGESEIIGYFVEYSGMKFGMFMMADFVETVVIAGMATALFLGGWQVPYLVADGIHFPWGTVIPLSHLAVVLLQVGAFVLKVSVMCWFLMLIRWTLPRFRYDQAMRLGWLGLFPLSILNLVATGLVLVALRG, encoded by the coding sequence ATGAGCGCGGTACTCACCGAGCTCGGGATCGCCTTCGGGCGGGTGGCCTTCGTCATGTTCTTCGTGCTGAACATGGGCGGGCTCCTGACCTGGGTCGAGCGCAAGCAGTCGGCGATCATGCAGGACCGGATCGGGGCCAACCGGGCCTCGATCTTCGGGCTCCGCCTCTGGGGCCTCTTTCACCCGTTGGCCGACGCGATCAAGATGCTCACCAAGGAGGACTTCCTTCCGGCCCGGGCCGACCGGGTCCTGTTTACGCTGGCCCCGTTTGTCTCGGTCTTTTTTGCCCTGGCAGCCTTCGCCACGATCCCGTTCGGCGACGTCCTCCGGATCGGTGATCGCGAGATCCCCCTTCAGGCCGTCACCCTCAACGTTGGGGTGCTCTATGTCTTCGCCATGCTCTCGCTCGGGGTGTACGGGGTGATGATGGCCGGATGGGCCTCGGCGAACAACTATGCTCTCCTGGGCGGCCAGCGCGCGGCGGCGCTTATGATCTCGGCGGAAGTCGCCATCGGTGCCTCGATCATGGGGGTCATCATGGTCTACGGCTCGCTCAACATGCAGGAGATCGTGCGGGGGCAGGGGTGGCTCCTCCTCGGGTGGATTCCGGCCTGGGGGATCGTCCTCCAGCCGGTCGCCTTCGTGCTGTTCCTCACGGCCGGCATCGCCGCCACGAAGCGGATCCCGTTCGACCTGCCGGAGGGCGAGTCCGAGATCATCGGCTACTTCGTCGAGTACAGCGGGATGAAGTTCGGCATGTTCATGATGGCCGACTTCGTGGAGACCGTGGTGATCGCCGGCATGGCCACGGCGCTCTTCCTCGGCGGCTGGCAGGTGCCGTACCTCGTGGCCGACGGGATTCACTTTCCGTGGGGGACCGTGATCCCGCTCTCCCACCTGGCCGTGGTCCTCCTCCAGGTCGGGGCGTTCGTCCTGAAGGTATCGGTCATGTGCTGGTTCCTCATGCTGATCCGCTGGACCCTCCCGCGCTTTCGGTACGACCAGGCCATGCGGCTGGGCTGGCTGGGCCTTTTCCCGCTCTCGATCCTGAACCTGGTGGCGACGGGGCTGGTCCTGGTGGCGCTCCGCGGGTGA
- a CDS encoding NADH-quinone oxidoreductase subunit I, translated as MRSRRLSMHQRFYLVEVLVGLGVTAAHFFANLARHTARYVFGRRDVHGAVTIQYPEERRPYSPRLRSLHRLVRREDGSPRCVACMMCETVCPAHCIYIVAAEHPNPDVEKYPARFDIDLGKCVFCGYCVEACPEDAIRMDTGILEFSSYSRAGMIYTKEILLALEPAGPDGVPRSPVPIPADRHP; from the coding sequence ATGAGATCGAGACGACTCTCGATGCATCAGCGCTTCTACCTCGTAGAGGTTCTGGTCGGGTTGGGCGTCACTGCGGCCCACTTCTTCGCCAACCTGGCGCGCCACACGGCGCGCTATGTCTTCGGGCGGCGGGATGTCCACGGCGCGGTCACGATTCAGTATCCCGAGGAGCGCCGGCCGTACTCGCCGCGGCTCCGGAGCCTGCACCGTCTGGTCCGCCGGGAGGACGGCTCCCCCCGCTGCGTGGCCTGCATGATGTGCGAGACGGTCTGCCCGGCCCACTGCATCTACATCGTGGCCGCGGAGCACCCGAACCCGGATGTCGAGAAGTACCCCGCGCGCTTCGATATCGACCTGGGCAAGTGCGTCTTCTGCGGCTACTGCGTCGAGGCCTGTCCGGAGGACGCGATCCGGATGGACACCGGGATTTTGGAGTTTTCGTCATACAGCCGGGCCGGCATGATCTACACGAAGGAGATACTGCTGGCGCTGGAGCCCGCGGGGCCGGATGGGGTCCCGCGGTCGCCGGTGCCGATCCCGGCCGACCGGCACCCGTAG
- a CDS encoding NADH-quinone oxidoreductase subunit J: MEHFAFFTIAFVAVASALGLVLRRNPIHGALFLVVNLGSVAAVYLMLGAEFLAAAQVIIYAGAIMVLFVFAIMVLIPRTEETSPDPLRPARLVAVPLGAVLLLEIGLIWESPLLSTPGATRPPGDIGSVGRLLFTTYLFPFEVTSVLLLAALVGVLALAKRKAP, translated from the coding sequence ATGGAGCACTTCGCGTTCTTTACGATCGCGTTCGTGGCGGTCGCCTCGGCCCTGGGGCTGGTGCTGAGGCGGAACCCGATCCATGGCGCCCTCTTCCTGGTCGTGAACCTGGGGAGCGTGGCGGCAGTCTACCTGATGCTGGGCGCGGAGTTCCTGGCCGCCGCCCAGGTGATCATCTACGCCGGTGCCATCATGGTGCTGTTCGTCTTTGCTATCATGGTGCTGATCCCGAGGACGGAGGAGACGAGCCCGGACCCGCTCAGGCCGGCCCGGCTCGTAGCGGTTCCCCTGGGCGCTGTGCTGCTGCTCGAGATCGGGCTGATCTGGGAGTCCCCGCTCCTGTCGACTCCCGGTGCGACCCGCCCGCCGGGGGACATCGGGTCGGTGGGCCGGCTGCTCTTCACGACGTATCTCTTCCCCTTCGAGGTCACATCGGTGCTGCTCCTGGCCGCGCTGGTGGGCGTGCTGGCGCTCGCCAAGCGCAAGGCGCCCTAG
- the nuoK gene encoding NADH-quinone oxidoreductase subunit NuoK: MVPESYYAGLSAILFSIGVVGVLVRRNPLVIFMSIELMLNAANLALVAFGQRFGTVEAQALVFFVMTVAAAEVAVGLAIIVTIFRLRHRLSVDDLSLMRW, translated from the coding sequence ATGGTTCCGGAGAGCTATTACGCCGGGCTCTCGGCGATCCTGTTCAGCATCGGGGTCGTGGGCGTCCTGGTGCGCCGGAACCCGCTCGTGATCTTCATGTCGATCGAGCTCATGCTCAACGCCGCCAACCTGGCGCTGGTGGCGTTTGGCCAACGCTTCGGGACCGTCGAGGCTCAGGCGCTCGTGTTCTTCGTGATGACGGTCGCCGCTGCCGAGGTCGCCGTGGGGCTGGCCATCATCGTGACGATCTTCCGGCTCCGGCATCGACTCTCCGTGGATGACCTGAGCCTGATGCGTTGGTAG
- the pdhA gene encoding pyruvate dehydrogenase (acetyl-transferring) E1 component subunit alpha translates to MAQAKTVLSSKVDVELARRLYFQMFLIRRFEEKAAEMYALGKIGGFLHLYIGEEAVAVGATSVLRSDDYAVSSYRDHGHCLAKGSDPRRMMAELFGRRDGLSKGKGGSMHLFDKSVGFLGGHAIVGAHLPLAAGAAFAVKYQGGDQVVLCSFGDGAVPQGEFHESLNLASLWKLPVIYLCENNRYAMGTAIHRALAQTEIWRIAETYRIPGEVVDGMDVLAVRDVVGRAVARTRTEHTPTLIEARTYRFRGHSMRDPSAAIYRTKEEVEREKQRDPIALFRDRCLRDGILTEADLRALEKEVNDTVDDAVAFADASPEPPDEWLLADIYKE, encoded by the coding sequence ATGGCACAGGCAAAGACGGTCCTGAGCTCCAAGGTGGACGTGGAGCTGGCCCGCCGGCTCTACTTCCAGATGTTCCTCATCCGCCGCTTCGAGGAGAAAGCGGCGGAGATGTACGCGCTCGGGAAGATCGGCGGGTTCCTCCACCTCTATATCGGCGAGGAGGCCGTGGCCGTGGGGGCGACGTCCGTCCTGCGCTCCGACGATTACGCCGTCTCCTCCTACCGCGACCACGGGCACTGTCTGGCGAAGGGGTCGGACCCGCGGCGGATGATGGCCGAGCTGTTCGGCCGCCGGGATGGCCTCTCCAAGGGCAAGGGCGGCTCGATGCACCTCTTCGATAAGAGCGTCGGCTTCCTCGGCGGCCACGCGATCGTCGGCGCCCATCTGCCCCTGGCGGCGGGTGCGGCCTTTGCCGTCAAGTATCAGGGGGGCGACCAGGTCGTGCTCTGCTCCTTCGGCGATGGCGCGGTACCCCAGGGCGAGTTCCACGAATCGCTGAACCTTGCTTCCCTATGGAAGCTGCCCGTCATCTACCTCTGCGAGAACAACCGCTACGCGATGGGCACTGCCATCCACCGCGCGCTGGCGCAGACCGAGATCTGGCGGATTGCCGAGACCTACCGGATTCCGGGCGAGGTCGTGGACGGGATGGACGTGCTGGCCGTGCGCGACGTGGTCGGGCGGGCGGTGGCGCGCACCCGGACCGAGCACACGCCGACGCTGATCGAAGCCCGAACCTACCGCTTCCGCGGCCACTCGATGCGCGACCCCTCGGCGGCGATCTACCGGACGAAGGAGGAGGTCGAGCGGGAGAAGCAGCGGGACCCGATCGCGCTCTTCCGCGACCGCTGCCTGCGGGACGGGATCCTCACCGAGGCCGACCTGAGAGCGCTGGAGAAGGAGGTCAACGACACCGTGGACGACGCCGTGGCCTTCGCGGATGCTTCCCCGGAGCCGCCCGACGAGTGGCTCCTTGCCGACATCTACAAAGAGTGA
- a CDS encoding pyruvate dehydrogenase complex E1 component subunit beta produces MGVMTYREALNLALREEMRRDPRVFILGEEVGVYEGAYKVTQGLLPEFGEKRVIDTPICESGFTGVGIGAAMLGLRPVVEMMTFNFAILALDQIVNTAAKLCYMSGGQYNVPIVIRGPGGPAHQLAAQHSQSMESYFYHVPGLKVVRPSTPRDAKGLLKSAIRDDNPVIFIEAETLYGLKGDVPEDPEFTIPLGVAEVRREGTDVTVIAYMGMMYRSLEVAEELERDGISVEIVDPRTLRPMDIDTIIGSVRKTHRAVVVEAGAGFAGMGSEIVAFITEHAFDDLDASVERVTGANAPMPYARNLEQLKTPSKEKIKAAIRKVCYA; encoded by the coding sequence ATGGGGGTGATGACCTACCGGGAGGCGCTGAACCTGGCGCTCCGCGAGGAGATGCGGCGGGACCCGCGCGTCTTCATCCTGGGCGAGGAGGTGGGGGTCTACGAGGGGGCCTACAAGGTCACCCAGGGCCTCCTCCCGGAGTTCGGCGAGAAGCGGGTGATCGACACCCCGATCTGCGAGTCGGGGTTTACGGGAGTCGGCATCGGAGCGGCGATGCTGGGGCTCAGGCCCGTCGTCGAGATGATGACCTTCAACTTCGCCATCCTCGCTCTCGATCAGATCGTCAACACGGCGGCCAAGCTCTGCTACATGTCGGGGGGTCAGTACAACGTCCCGATCGTGATCCGTGGTCCCGGGGGCCCGGCGCATCAGCTCGCCGCCCAGCACTCCCAGTCCATGGAGAGCTACTTCTACCACGTGCCGGGTCTCAAGGTGGTCCGCCCCTCCACGCCGCGCGATGCGAAGGGGCTCCTCAAGAGCGCCATCCGGGACGACAACCCGGTGATCTTCATCGAGGCCGAGACGCTCTACGGGCTGAAGGGGGACGTGCCCGAGGACCCCGAGTTCACGATTCCCCTCGGCGTGGCGGAAGTGCGGCGCGAGGGCACCGACGTGACCGTGATCGCATACATGGGGATGATGTACCGGTCGCTCGAGGTGGCCGAGGAGCTCGAGCGGGACGGGATCTCGGTCGAGATCGTGGACCCGCGGACCCTGCGACCGATGGACATCGACACGATTATCGGGTCCGTCCGGAAGACCCACCGGGCGGTCGTGGTCGAGGCCGGGGCCGGCTTCGCCGGCATGGGGTCGGAGATCGTCGCGTTCATCACCGAGCACGCCTTCGACGATCTGGACGCGTCGGTGGAGCGGGTGACCGGCGCCAACGCGCCGATGCCGTACGCGCGGAACCTGGAGCAGCTCAAGACCCCGTCGAAAGAGAAGATCAAGGCCGCGATCCGCAAGGTTTGCTATGCGTAA
- a CDS encoding 2-oxo acid dehydrogenase subunit E2, with amino-acid sequence MAITKVVMPKLSEAMETGRVIKWLKKEGDPVSGGEIIAEIETDKADIELESFGSGVLRKIVVPAGERAPVGSLIAVIADAAEDIASLLAAPPSPAPAPTTAPATLPGPPPAPAPPRAPAVAPAPAPPVPMPVTADVAGRVKASPLAKKIAAQSGVDLQLVQGSGPGGRIVRSDVEAALSSAPAARPAQAVAAPAAVPSAPGVEYQDVPLSSIRAAIARRMAQAKGPVPHFYLTAEVAMDRAWELREELNALEGQPKVSVTDMIVKACALALLKHPGVNASFQGETIRVHYRAHIGIAVALEEGLITPVLRDCDRRSLTQIAVEGRDLVERARNRRLRAQELSGATFTVSNLGMFDVDEFSAIINPPEGAILAVGAVVQKPVVEGERLGVGRRMRLTLSCDHRAMDGAMGARFLQDVKRLLEEPLRLLV; translated from the coding sequence ATGGCGATCACCAAGGTCGTGATGCCGAAGCTCTCGGAGGCCATGGAGACCGGTCGGGTCATCAAGTGGCTGAAGAAGGAAGGTGACCCGGTGTCGGGCGGGGAGATCATCGCCGAGATCGAGACCGACAAAGCTGACATCGAGCTCGAGTCGTTCGGATCCGGGGTCCTCCGGAAGATCGTCGTTCCGGCGGGGGAGCGGGCACCCGTCGGGAGCCTGATTGCCGTGATCGCCGACGCGGCGGAAGACATCGCCTCCCTCCTGGCGGCGCCTCCCTCCCCTGCGCCGGCACCCACGACGGCACCGGCAACGCTGCCGGGTCCGCCGCCCGCTCCGGCTCCGCCTCGTGCTCCCGCCGTCGCGCCGGCCCCGGCGCCTCCGGTCCCCATGCCGGTGACCGCTGACGTGGCCGGTCGGGTCAAGGCCTCGCCCCTGGCGAAGAAGATCGCGGCTCAGTCGGGAGTGGACCTCCAGCTCGTCCAGGGGAGCGGTCCGGGCGGGCGAATCGTCCGCAGCGACGTCGAGGCGGCGTTGAGCTCTGCGCCGGCGGCCCGGCCGGCGCAAGCCGTCGCCGCCCCCGCCGCGGTCCCGAGCGCGCCCGGGGTCGAGTACCAGGACGTGCCGCTCTCCTCGATCCGGGCCGCCATCGCGCGGCGGATGGCGCAGGCCAAGGGACCGGTCCCGCACTTCTACCTGACCGCGGAAGTCGCCATGGACCGGGCCTGGGAGCTCCGGGAGGAGCTGAACGCGCTGGAGGGGCAGCCCAAGGTTTCGGTCACCGACATGATCGTCAAGGCTTGCGCGCTGGCGCTGCTGAAGCACCCGGGCGTGAACGCCTCCTTTCAGGGGGAAACCATCCGCGTTCATTACCGGGCGCACATCGGCATCGCGGTGGCCCTGGAGGAAGGGCTCATCACTCCGGTCTTGCGCGACTGCGATCGCAGGTCGCTCACCCAGATCGCCGTGGAGGGGCGCGATCTCGTCGAGCGCGCGCGGAACCGGCGGCTCAGGGCTCAGGAGCTGTCTGGCGCGACCTTCACGGTTTCCAACCTGGGCATGTTCGATGTGGACGAGTTCTCGGCCATCATCAACCCCCCGGAGGGGGCCATCCTGGCCGTCGGTGCCGTGGTGCAGAAGCCGGTGGTGGAGGGCGAGCGGCTCGGTGTCGGCCGCCGGATGCGCCTCACCCTGTCCTGCGATCATCGGGCGATGGACGGGGCCATGGGCGCGCGCTTCCTGCAGGACGTGAAGCGCCTCCTGGAAGAACCCCTGCGCCTGCTCGTCTAG